CCGGAGAGGCGGGCGAGCATGGGGAGCCCGAACGTGAAGGTCTTGCCCGAGCCCGTCGGACCTCGCCCGAGGACGTCCCGGCCCGCGAGGGCGTCGGGGATGGCTGCCTCCTGGATGGGAAAGGCGTCCGTGATTCCCTGGTTGCGCAGCACGCGGACGATGGGCTGGGGCAGGCCGAGCTCGGCGAAAGAGGTCATTGGCGGCAGTGTACCCGCCGCCGGGGCCGAATCAGTATTCCAGCTCCTCGCGGTCGCCCGACCACGCCGTGTGGAAGGTGCCTTCCATGTCGATGCGCCTGTACGTGTGGGCGCCGAAGAAGTCGCGCTGGCCCTGGATCAGCGCCGCGGGCAGGCGCTGCGCGCGAAGCGAGTCGTAGTAGGACAGCGAGGAAGCGAACACCGGCACCGGCAGGCCGAGCTGCGTGGCGGCGACGACGACGCGGCGCCACGAGTCCACCAGGCCGTCCAACTCGGACTTGAAGTAGGGGTCGAGAAGCAGCGAAGGTAGCTCCGGCTGCTTGTCGTAGGCCTCGGTGATGCGGTTGAGGAACTTCGCGCGGATGATGCAGCCGCCACGCCAGATCCGGGCCAGGTCGCCCGGGTTGATGGCCCACCCGTGCTCCTGGGAGCCGGCGTTGATCTCGTCGAAACCCTGGGCGTAGGCGACGAGCTTGGAGGCGTAGAGAGCGCGGCGGATGTCCTCGGTGAACCCGGCTGCGTCGATGCCGAGTTCCCCGAGGGTGCGCAGCGTTCCGGACGGCAGGCCTTCGTCCTGGGCGGCCTGGCGCTGCGCGAGCGCGGACGACAAGGCGCGCGCGAAGACGGCTTCGCCGATCCCGGTGACCGGTACCCCGAGGTCGAGTGCCTCCTTCACCGTCCAGCGCCCGGTCCCTTTCTGGCCCGCAGCGTCGAGGATGATGTCGATGAAGGGCTTGCCGGAGCGGCGATCCACCTGGCGCAGGACCTCAGCGGTGATTTCGATGAGGTAGGAATCGAGGTCCCCCTCGTTCCACTCGGCGAAGACGTCGGCGATGGCTTCCGGTTCCAGCCCGGCCGCGTAGCGCAGCAGGTGGTAGGCCTCGCTGATGACCTGCATGTCGGCGTACTCAATGCCGTTGTGGACCATCTTGACGAAGTGGCCGGCGCCGTCGGGGCCGATGTGGGTCACGCACGGCACGCCGTCGACCTTGGCGGAGATGTCTTCGAGCAGGGGGCCGAGGGTTTCCCAGGACTCGGCCGGGCCGCCCGGCATAATGGAGGGCCCGGTCAGCGCACCCTCCTCGCCGCCGGAGATGCCCGCCCCGACGAAGTTCAGACCGCGCGCGGCGATTTCGCGCTCGCGGCGGATCGTGTCGCTAAACAACGCGTTGCCGCCGTCGACGATGATGTCGCCTTCCTCCATCGCTTCCGCGAGCTGTTCGATGACAGCGTCGGTTGCCGGACCAGCCTGCACCATGATG
This is a stretch of genomic DNA from Corynebacterium auris. It encodes these proteins:
- the gndA gene encoding NADP-dependent phosphogluconate dehydrogenase, which gives rise to MRAMTDPSQTSSLAQIGVVGMAVMGSNLARNFASKGHTVALYNRSPEKTRAVVDQHGAEGSFIATESIEEFVASLERPRKAIIMVQAGPATDAVIEQLAEAMEEGDIIVDGGNALFSDTIRREREIAARGLNFVGAGISGGEEGALTGPSIMPGGPAESWETLGPLLEDISAKVDGVPCVTHIGPDGAGHFVKMVHNGIEYADMQVISEAYHLLRYAAGLEPEAIADVFAEWNEGDLDSYLIEITAEVLRQVDRRSGKPFIDIILDAAGQKGTGRWTVKEALDLGVPVTGIGEAVFARALSSALAQRQAAQDEGLPSGTLRTLGELGIDAAGFTEDIRRALYASKLVAYAQGFDEINAGSQEHGWAINPGDLARIWRGGCIIRAKFLNRITEAYDKQPELPSLLLDPYFKSELDGLVDSWRRVVVAATQLGLPVPVFASSLSYYDSLRAQRLPAALIQGQRDFFGAHTYRRIDMEGTFHTAWSGDREELEY